The DNA window ACGATCGGACCGCTCGGCGTCGTGCCCGTCTGAGGAGCATTCGACGAAGAGCATGAATATAGAACAGCGGACAAAAGAAGAATAGCGAACGATCTAATGATGGACTTCATAGTGTACCGTTAGAATGGATGTCAGAAAAACACATTAGGATCGGTGTTGTTCCGCCGCGCAGTCACAGGTAGTAGCTCAGTCTGAAATTGTCTAAATACCCGTCATTCTGAGCGAAGCGAAGAATCCCTGTGGCGGAGCCTCACTGCATTTCATCGAGGGATTCTTCGCTTCACTCAGGATGACACTCGGAATACAGTCGAAACTGAGCCACTACTCGATCACCCCACGTTTACCGCACAACTACGAACGAGCCGGAAACCCAATGGCTCCCACTCTGGATTCGCACATAGTATAATCCCGATGCAAGCGTCTCTATCGGTATTGTCGTCGTGAAGTCCGAACCAAGGGCACGGTCACTCGAACGACGAACCAATCTGCCGACTGCATCCCGCACCTCAAACACCACCGTACCGCTGGTGTGCGCTCCATACAACGATACCGTGATGACGTTCTGACCCGGCCCAACCGGATCAGGCACGATCGCGAGCCGTGCAGTCGGCATTGCGGAATTGCTTGCAACACCGAATGTTGGGTCATACCATATTTTATAGATCGCCGGTGCACTGTGAGCCCCGCCTTCATCGGACGCAACGTAGAGCGCGCCGACACTATCGAAAAATACGGCACATGGCCGCGCCCATCGCTGATAGTTAAGCGAATCGGTCAGGAACCCCGTTGCAAACTCCCGCACACTCCAACTCCCGTTCGATTGCGCACCACGGAGGATTGACGAGCCGTTCGCAATGAATCGTCCATCCGCCGCATGATACGAGCCATGCAACGCAATGAAGGCATTCCCATAATACTCGCTCGGAAACAGGGTCGCGCGATCGATCGCTACGCCAAGAGCCGTCGAGTGTGCAGGGACGATCATCTGAGGTACATACATTGACGCAACGAGCACGGAATCCGCATGCGTGACGGGCAGCAGTGCTTGATACTCTGTACTAGCGTTGAAATCGTCCCACTGGTGATCGCCATACGCAATCGGCCAGCCATAAAACGCACCGGGTTCGATCTTCGCGACAAAATCGCCCGGAAGGTCCTCGCCGAGGCTATTGCGCTCTGCAACCGCAGCCCACACTGTGCCGGTCATGGGATCCTGCGTCAACCCGACCGCATTCCGTAGCCCGGACGCGTAGATCGATCGATGCGAACCGTCGAGATCGAGACGCAGAATTGCAGCGCGGTTGCTGTCATTCTCGCGGCATGCGTTGCACGGTGCACCCACGCTGAGCAAGATCTGCTTGTGTATTGTATCGAAGAGTATTGTTCGCGTATAGTGGTTCGGAACTCCCTCTGCGAGGTACGGGACGTTGTCGATGAAGCGTGACGAATCGGCATAGCGTCCCTCTGCATTCGGATGCTCGTACTTCATCACATATCGCTCGGCGGCGGTATAGAGGGCACTATTATAAAAAGCAAATCCATGCGCACCGCCATCGCCGCTTGCAAGCACGATCGACGTGTCGGCAACACCCGTTCCGCTTCTCTCGAGTAACGCATAGATTATCCCCGCTCCCATATCCGAGCACGCGATGTGGCCGTTCGGGTCGATTGCAAGCGAACGAGGATGAAAATTCGGTGCGCTGTAGTACACTTCACAGCGAAAACCGGGTGGGAGATTGACCGTATGGACCGAATCGAACAGCGACTGAAATCGACCTGCGACGATGAGATCGCTCGACACAAGCGAATCGCTTGCGGTCTGTGCGTTCACCGACATCGCAAGACACATCACTCCAACCACACACCACAGGGCACAACGCATACACGATCTATGATTGAACACAACAATACCAACACCGACAGATCGAGAAAGTCGCACCCTGCGTACTCGACGCTTGTAGTGCCACTCTATCGTATTTTGCATGTATGAACACGACCGATATTGTTGGCTCCGCAGGCGTATTTCTATTGCTGGTGGCATTCTTTCTGAACCTGATGAAGAAACTGCCAACCGATAGCCGTCTGTATTCGCTCCTGAATG is part of the Bacteroidota bacterium genome and encodes:
- a CDS encoding PQQ-dependent sugar dehydrogenase — protein: MNAQTASDSLVSSDLIVAGRFQSLFDSVHTVNLPPGFRCEVYYSAPNFHPRSLAIDPNGHIACSDMGAGIIYALLERSGTGVADTSIVLASGDGGAHGFAFYNSALYTAAERYVMKYEHPNAEGRYADSSRFIDNVPYLAEGVPNHYTRTILFDTIHKQILLSVGAPCNACRENDSNRAAILRLDLDGSHRSIYASGLRNAVGLTQDPMTGTVWAAVAERNSLGEDLPGDFVAKIEPGAFYGWPIAYGDHQWDDFNASTEYQALLPVTHADSVLVASMYVPQMIVPAHSTALGVAIDRATLFPSEYYGNAFIALHGSYHAADGRFIANGSSILRGAQSNGSWSVREFATGFLTDSLNYQRWARPCAVFFDSVGALYVASDEGGAHSAPAIYKIWYDPTFGVASNSAMPTARLAIVPDPVGPGQNVITVSLYGAHTSGTVVFEVRDAVGRLVRRSSDRALGSDFTTTIPIETLASGLYYVRIQSGSHWVSGSFVVVR